Part of the Sinorhizobium terangae genome is shown below.
AAAAAGGCTTAGGCCATATAGCGCCCGTCGCCGCAAGACGGGGCGGCACCACGGTCCACCGACTACCCCCGGGCCGCGGATGATGAGCGGGTGTAGCTCAGGGGTAGAGCACAACCTTGCCAAGGTTGGGGTCGGGCGTTCGAATCGCCTCACCCGCTCCAATTTTCCAACCACTTCATTTCATTGTCGCCTTGGCCTCTATCGTTGAGCCACGCTGCTTTAACGTGGGGTGCGTCCAATCGGACGCGCAAAGACCCTAGCACTTTGAATTACTGCAGCCGCAGCAGCCCCTCAGCTCTTCATAAATACGTAGTCCGTCTCCTGACGCAGCGTTTTACCCGGCCTGAGCACCGCGTTCGGAAAACCTTCGTGATTGATGGCGTCGGGCCAGATTTGCGTTTCGAGGCAGAAGCCGGCGAAGGGGCCGTAGCGGCGGCCCTCCAGGCCCGGCACCGGCACGTCGAGCTTGAAGCCGGTATAGAGCTGGATGCCGGGCTCGGTCGTCAGCACTTCCAGCGAAATCCCGGAATTGATGCTGCGCACCAGCGCCACCGAGTGTTTTTCCATCCGCTCCGGCGAGAGACAGAAATTGTGGTCGTAGGTGATCTTTTCGCCTTCCGTCTGCCGTCGCAGCGAGGTCATTTCCCTGAGATCGAAGGCCGTGCCGGCAACGGCGCGGATTTCGCCGGTCGGGACCTGCCGCTCGTCGGTCGGCAGATAGTGATCGGCGGCGATCATGATGTCATGGCCGAACACGTCGTCGCTGCCGTCGAGATTGAAGTAGCTGTGCTGGCAGACATTGGCGAGCGTCGGGGCATCGGTTTCCGTTGCGTAAGCGACGTTCAACACGCCACCGGGTTTCAGCGTATAGCTGCAGGTGGTCGTGCAATTGCCGGGATAGCCGGCCCGTCCGTCGGGATCGGTGATCCTGAGCGTTACGCGATCCTCTGCAAGGTCGATAATCGTCCAGTTGCGGTTGGCGATGTTATCGCTGCCACCGTGAAGATGGGTCACACCCTTTTCGTTGCGCTCCAGCTGATAGGCCTTGCCGTCGAGCGTGAAACGTCCGCCGCCGATGCGGTTGGCGTTGCGGCCGGGGGTCGCGCCGAAATAGGACGAATGCGCAGGATAGCTGTCGAAATCCTCGAAACCGAGCACCAGCGGCGGCTGGTGCCCTTCGAGCCGCAGGTCCTGGATGACCGCCCCCCAGGTGATCACCTTCGCGGTCAAGCCGCCGCCTCTGAGCGTCACGCGATGAACCGGTTCACCGGAGGGCAGGTGACCGAAGATTTCCATGTCCGCGCTCATCTTGTCTCCATCTTCTGCGAGTCGGCGTCAACCTGCGGTATTTCCGGCGACGCGGCAACCGGAAAGTCATACTTTTCCTCTGCCTGCGTCCGGCTGCCCCTCATCCGCTGCCGCGACCTTCTCCCCACTTGCGGGGAGAAGGACATGCCGCTCCGCCCACGCCCCCTCTGCCCGCAGGCGGAGCGAAGGGGCAAGCGCCGTACGCGTCGTTCACCGCGACAGTTCCTTCGTCGCGGCCTGCAGGCCGGCGAGCGTCAGCGGAAACATCCGGCCGCCGAAGAGGGCGCGGATCATGCCGATCGACTGGGTGTGGCGCCAATGCTCCTCGGGAACCGGGTTGAGCCAGATCGAGCGCGGGAAATGCGCCGTGATGCGCGTGAGCCAGAGTGCGCCGGCTTCGTCGTTCCAGTGTTCGACCGATCCGCCCGGATGGCTGATCTCGTAAGGGCTCATCGAGGCATCGCCGACGAAGATGGCGCGATAGTCGCCGCCGAAGGTGCGCAAGAGCTCCGCCGTGCGGGTCACATCGACGCGCCGGCGGCGATTGTCCTTCCACAGGCCCTCATAGACGCAATTGTGGAAGTAGAAATAGTCCATGTGCCGGAATTCGCCGCGCGCAGCCGAGAAGAGTTCTTCCACGACGCGGATATGGTCGTCCATCGATCCGCCAACGTCGAAGAACATCAGGAGCTTGACCGCGTTGCGCCGCTCCGGCCGTGTCACGACGTCGAGATAGCCATGCTCGGCGGTGGAGCGGATCGTGCCGGAAAGATCGAGTTCCTCGGCAGCGCCCTCACGCACCCAGCGCCTCAGCCGTTTCAGCGCCACCTTGATGTTGCGCGTGCCGAGTTCGACCGTGTCGTCATAGTCCCTGAATTCACGCCGGTCCCAGACCTTGACCGCGCGCCGATGACGCGAGCCCTCCTGGCCGATCCTCACCGCTTCCGGATTGTAGCCATAGGCGCCGAAAGGTGAGGTGCCGTCGGTGCCGATCCATTTCGAGCCGCCCTGATGGCGGCCGGTCTGCTCCGCAAGCCGCTGGCGCAGCGTTTCCATCAGCTTGTCGAAGCCGCCGAGCGCCTCGACGAGCTTCTTCTCCTCCTCTGTCAGGTATTTCTCGGCAAGTTTCTTCAACCACTCCTCGGGAATGATTGCCTCACCAAAGGCCTCCGATGGGGAAACCGCTTCCAGACCGGCAAAACAATGCCGGAACACCCTGTCGAACCGGTCAATGTGGCGCTCGTCCTTCACCAGCGCTGCGCGGGCGAGGAAATAGAAGGCCTCGACGTCGAAGGTCGCGATTCCCGTCTCCATTCCCTCGATCAAAGACAGGAACTCCCGGAGCGTCACCGGGACTTTCGCGGCCTTCAATTCGAGGAAGAAGGGGATGAACATCGAGGCTCAATGGTCTCCCGTGCCGATCTTTTCGAGCTCGTAGGGCGTCGTCTGGTACATCTCGTTGATCCAGTTGCCGAAAAAGAGATGCGCGTGGCTGCGCCAGCGGTTCTGCGGCGGCAGGTCCGCATCATTGTGCGGGAAATAATCGTGCGGCAGCTTGATCGGCACGCCGGCATCCACGTCGCGGAAATATTCGTCCGACAAGGAGGTCGAATCATACTCCACGTGGTTGAACATATAGAGCCGGTTGCCTTTCTTCTCGTGCACCAGGCAGACGCCCATCTCCTTCGATTCCATCAGGATTTCGAGCTCCGGCACGCGGTCGATGTCGGCGCGGCGCACCTCGGTCCAGCGTGAAACCGGCACGGCGAAATCGTCGGAAAATCCGTTCAGATAGACCGAGGAGGGTTTCAGGTTCTGGTGGCGGTAGACGCCGAAGGCCTTTTCCTTGAGCGGGTGTTTCGGAATGCCGTGGAAATGGTAGATCGCCGCCATCGCGCCCCAGCAGACGTTCATCGTCGAATGTACGTTCGTCGCCGTCCAGTCGAAGATGCGCTGCAGTTCCTTCCAGTAGGTGACGTCCTCGTATTCGAGCGTCTCGACCGGCGCGCCAGTGATGATGAAGCCGTCGAACTTGCGGCCCTTCACCTCCTCCCAGGTCTCGTAGAAGGCGAGCAGGTGATCCTCGGGCGTGTTCTTCGGCCGGTGGCCGTTGACGCGGACCAGCGTCAGCTCGACCTGCAGCGGCGTCGCGCCGATCAACCGCGCCATCTGGATCTCGGTCTTGATCTTGTTCGGCATGAGGTTCAGGAGCCCGATCTGAAGCGGGCGGATGTCCTGACGGATCGCCACGGTCTCGGTCATCACCCGCACGCCCTCATGCACAAGGGTTTCGAAGGCGGGCAGCGTATCGGGAATCTTGATGGGCATGGGGTCCACTCGATCAATACAAAAAAACCGGCGGCGAGATGATCGCGACCGGTCCTTGGAAATCCACTTTTCCTCGGCCCTTTAGCGATTTCTTTAACGTGGCTGCAAGCCGGCCGGCCAAATCACCACGGTTTGTTTGATAGCGCGGTAAGTGGCTGGCGGTCAATGAAAAACGATTCGGCTCCGTCGCGGCCGCCCCTCATCCGGCCTACCGGCCACCTTCTCCCCGCAAGCGGGGCGAAGGAGACTCGCGGCACCCTCTTAAGTCCCTCGCCCCGCTTGCAGGGAGAGGGTTAGGGTGAGGGGCAAAGGTAGGTACCATATGGATCATCCGTCGCGGCGCGCCATGAAGGCCAGGCGCTCGAAGAGATGTACATCCTGCTCGTTCTTCAACAGCGCCCCGTGCAGCTTCGGCAGCATTGTTTTTGGGTCGGCGCGCAGATCCGCCGGATCGATCTCGTCGGCGACCAGCAGCCGAATCCAGTCGAGCGCCTCGGAGGTCGAGGGTTTCTTCTTCAGCCCCGGCACTTCGCGGATGCCGTAGAAGGCGGTGAGTGCCGCCGACAGCAGCGTCTTGCGGATGCCTGGGTAGTGCACCTCGACGATGCGCGCCAGCGTCTCGGCATCGGGGAAGCGGATGTAATGGAAGAAGCAGCGGCGCAAAAAGGCGTCCGGCAGTTCCTTCTCGTTGTTGGAGGTGATGATGACGATCGGCCGGTGCCGCGCGTGGATCGTTTCGCCGGTCTCGTAGACGTGGAACTCCATCCGGTCGAACTCCTGCAGGAGGTCGTTCGGGAACTCGATGTCCGCCTTGTCGATCTCGTCGATCAGCAGCACGGTTTTCCGCGGCGCCTCGAAAGCCTGCCAGAGCTTGCCCTTGCGAATGTAGTTCTTCACGTCATTGACGCGGAGATCGCCAAGCTGGCTGTCGCGCAGCCGCGAGACGGCGTCGTATTCGTAAAGCCCCTGCTGCGCCTTGGTCGTCGACTTGACGTTCCACTCGATGAGATCGAGACCGAGGGCGGCCGCGATTTGGCGTGCAAGCTCGGTCTTGCCGGTGCCGGGCTCGCCCTTGACGAGAAGCGGACGCTCCAGCCGGATTGCCGCGTTGACGGCGATCATCAGGTCCTTGTCGGCGATATAGTCGGCCGTGCCTTCGAACTGCATGGGCTTCTCTTCGGTCTCTCTACGCTCAGTTGGAGAGCACAGGCTTCACCCGCGAAGCGCCGTAACCTCGATCTCGATCAGCATTTCCGGGCGGATGAGATCGCAGACGATCATCGTCGCCGCCGGGCGGATGTCGCCGAACATCTCGCCGAAGATCGGAAAGACCCGGTCGGCAAAGCTCGCGTCCGTGACGTAGTAATGGTTGCGCACGACATCCGAAAGCGAGAATCCGGCCTCCTTCAAGGCGCCCTCGATCGTCTTCAGGCAGTTGCGCGCCTGTTCCTCCACCGTCTCCGGCATCGTCATGGTCGCATAGTCATAACCGGTCGTACCGGAGACGAAGCACCAGTCCCCCTTGACGACGGCACGCGAATAGCCTGCCGTCTTTTCGAAAGGGGAACCGGATGAGATGAGCTTGCGCGTCATGGGCGCCCGCGCTTACGCCCAGGGGCGCGATGCGGCGTTTTTCTGCTCGAAGCTATCGATGGCGCTCGCCTTCTCCAGCGTCAGGCCGATGTCGTCGAGGCCGTTCAGAAGGCAATGGCGTTTGAAAGCATCGACCTCGAACTTGACCGAACCGCCGTCGGGGCCGGTGATTTCCTGTGCTTCCAGATCGACCGAAAGCACGGCGTTCGAGCCGCGGTTGGCATCGTCCATCAGTTTGTCGAGGTCGGCCTGGCTGACGACGATCGGCAGTATGCCGTTCTTGAAACAGTTGTTGTAGAAGATGTCGGCGAACGAGGTCGAAATAACGCAGCGGATGCCGAAATCCAGGAGCGCCCATGGCGCATGCTCGCGCGAGGAGCCGCAGCCGAAATTGTCGCCGGCAACGAGGATCTTGGCGTTCTGGTAGGCCGGCTTGTTGAGCACGAAATCCGGATTCGGCGTGCCGTCCTCGTTATAGCGGGCTTCGGCGAAAAGTCCCTTGCCAAGGCCGGTGCGCTTGATCGTCTTCAGGTAGTCCTTCGGAATGATCATGTCCGTGTCGATGTTGACGACGGGCAGGGGCGCAGCGACGCCGGTGAGCTTGACGAACTTTTCCATGACTTTGGCCTTCGATTTCAGCGGAAACGTTGGAAGAGCGTTTAGAGCAGTTTCGCGCCGAAATGAAGGAAAATCTGCGTTTGCGAGACGTCACAGATCGATGATCGTGCCGCGTCCGTCATTCCAGATCCGCATTTCGCGCCGTTCTCCGGTCGGATTCACCCGGGCGTGCGCAGGCGCGGGCTTGCCATTGAGCCTTGCGGCGATGGCGCTGCCGATCGCAACGACGGCGGCGATGCCGGCCAGAGCCACGGCAAGCGATGCGGTGAAGACGAGAGCTGCCAAGGTAATGGCAATGGCTGCGGTCGTCAGGAGAACAGAGCGAATGCTTTGCATGATCTTCAACCTTTCTGACATGCGATGTGGGAGCTCAATGCGCCTCTTGCAAGAGGTTGCCCACTTCAAAGTGTCGCAGCGACCTTGGCGCGCCCAATTGCACGCGCGGCGCTGCAGTCGCTCGTCTTGCGTAACAATCGAAAGGCGGGCACAACGGTTCCATGACAACTGTTATCGCCCATCATCATCCCGCTCGCCTGCGTCGCTCCGTGCTTTGCGTTCCGGCCGACAATGCTCGCGCCCTGGCAAAGGTGCGGCAGCTTGCCGCCGACGCCGTGATCTTCGACCTGGAGGATGCCGTCGCTCCCGAACACAAGGGCGAAGCGCTTGTCCGGCATCTTTCGAAGCACAGGCCCGATTGTGAGGTGGTCATTCGCATCAATGCGCTGGGATCAGGCTTCGGCCAGATGGATCTCACCGCCGCAGTTGCCGCCGGTCCCGACGCCATCCTTCTGCCGAAGGTCGAGAGCCCGTCGGACATCCAGGCGGCCGTCGACTGGCTTGGCGAAAATGATGCGCCTGAAAGCCTCAGGCTCTGGGCGATGATCGAAACGCCGCGCGGCCTGCTCAATGTTGCGGCAATCGCCGAGACCGGCCGCACCTTCGGCGGCAGGCTCGACTGCTTCGTCGTCGGGCTCAACGATCTCGGGAAGGACACAGGCGTTCCCGCGAATCCCGGCCGCGCCTATCTGGTGCCCTGGCTGATGCAGATCCTGCTCGCAGCGCGCGGCAGCGGGCTTGATGTCATCGATGCGGTCTACAACGATTTCCGCGACGCGGACGGTTTTGAGGCCGAATGCCGCCAGGGGCGCGACATGGGCTATGACGGCAAGATGCTCATTCACCCGGCCCAGATCGGTCCGGCGAACGAGCATTTCGGCGTCGATCAGGCGGCAGTCG
Proteins encoded:
- a CDS encoding AAA family ATPase, with product MQFEGTADYIADKDLMIAVNAAIRLERPLLVKGEPGTGKTELARQIAAALGLDLIEWNVKSTTKAQQGLYEYDAVSRLRDSQLGDLRVNDVKNYIRKGKLWQAFEAPRKTVLLIDEIDKADIEFPNDLLQEFDRMEFHVYETGETIHARHRPIVIITSNNEKELPDAFLRRCFFHYIRFPDAETLARIVEVHYPGIRKTLLSAALTAFYGIREVPGLKKKPSTSEALDWIRLLVADEIDPADLRADPKTMLPKLHGALLKNEQDVHLFERLAFMARRDG
- a CDS encoding HpcH/HpaI aldolase/citrate lyase family protein codes for the protein MTTVIAHHHPARLRRSVLCVPADNARALAKVRQLAADAVIFDLEDAVAPEHKGEALVRHLSKHRPDCEVVIRINALGSGFGQMDLTAAVAAGPDAILLPKVESPSDIQAAVDWLGENDAPESLRLWAMIETPRGLLNVAAIAETGRTFGGRLDCFVVGLNDLGKDTGVPANPGRAYLVPWLMQILLAARGSGLDVIDAVYNDFRDADGFEAECRQGRDMGYDGKMLIHPAQIGPANEHFGVDQAAVEEARAIIAAFDLPENADKGVINLHGRMVERLHLDQALKLAAKADMIERRKAKP
- a CDS encoding vWA domain-containing protein — its product is MFIPFFLELKAAKVPVTLREFLSLIEGMETGIATFDVEAFYFLARAALVKDERHIDRFDRVFRHCFAGLEAVSPSEAFGEAIIPEEWLKKLAEKYLTEEEKKLVEALGGFDKLMETLRQRLAEQTGRHQGGSKWIGTDGTSPFGAYGYNPEAVRIGQEGSRHRRAVKVWDRREFRDYDDTVELGTRNIKVALKRLRRWVREGAAEELDLSGTIRSTAEHGYLDVVTRPERRNAVKLLMFFDVGGSMDDHIRVVEELFSAARGEFRHMDYFYFHNCVYEGLWKDNRRRRVDVTRTAELLRTFGGDYRAIFVGDASMSPYEISHPGGSVEHWNDEAGALWLTRITAHFPRSIWLNPVPEEHWRHTQSIGMIRALFGGRMFPLTLAGLQAATKELSR
- the leuD gene encoding 3-isopropylmalate dehydratase small subunit, producing the protein MEKFVKLTGVAAPLPVVNIDTDMIIPKDYLKTIKRTGLGKGLFAEARYNEDGTPNPDFVLNKPAYQNAKILVAGDNFGCGSSREHAPWALLDFGIRCVISTSFADIFYNNCFKNGILPIVVSQADLDKLMDDANRGSNAVLSVDLEAQEITGPDGGSVKFEVDAFKRHCLLNGLDDIGLTLEKASAIDSFEQKNAASRPWA
- the metA gene encoding homoserine O-acetyltransferase MetA, with the translated sequence MPIKIPDTLPAFETLVHEGVRVMTETVAIRQDIRPLQIGLLNLMPNKIKTEIQMARLIGATPLQVELTLVRVNGHRPKNTPEDHLLAFYETWEEVKGRKFDGFIITGAPVETLEYEDVTYWKELQRIFDWTATNVHSTMNVCWGAMAAIYHFHGIPKHPLKEKAFGVYRHQNLKPSSVYLNGFSDDFAVPVSRWTEVRRADIDRVPELEILMESKEMGVCLVHEKKGNRLYMFNHVEYDSTSLSDEYFRDVDAGVPIKLPHDYFPHNDADLPPQNRWRSHAHLFFGNWINEMYQTTPYELEKIGTGDH
- a CDS encoding aldose epimerase family protein; its protein translation is MSADMEIFGHLPSGEPVHRVTLRGGGLTAKVITWGAVIQDLRLEGHQPPLVLGFEDFDSYPAHSSYFGATPGRNANRIGGGRFTLDGKAYQLERNEKGVTHLHGGSDNIANRNWTIIDLAEDRVTLRITDPDGRAGYPGNCTTTCSYTLKPGGVLNVAYATETDAPTLANVCQHSYFNLDGSDDVFGHDIMIAADHYLPTDERQVPTGEIRAVAGTAFDLREMTSLRRQTEGEKITYDHNFCLSPERMEKHSVALVRSINSGISLEVLTTEPGIQLYTGFKLDVPVPGLEGRRYGPFAGFCLETQIWPDAINHEGFPNAVLRPGKTLRQETDYVFMKS
- a CDS encoding RidA family protein, with translation MTRKLISSGSPFEKTAGYSRAVVKGDWCFVSGTTGYDYATMTMPETVEEQARNCLKTIEGALKEAGFSLSDVVRNHYYVTDASFADRVFPIFGEMFGDIRPAATMIVCDLIRPEMLIEIEVTALRG